The following proteins come from a genomic window of Miscanthus floridulus cultivar M001 chromosome 2, ASM1932011v1, whole genome shotgun sequence:
- the LOC136536312 gene encoding RAF-like serine/threonine-protein kinase PRAF — MAPEPASRRCDDTHMKLLCSHGGRFLPCGPDGEPRYVGGETRVLVVPRAVSFRDLAARLAEMAGGGSAKEVRAISIRHRLADEGLEDVIVTVTCDEEVAHMRDEYDRLRATRPAARFRVFVTTATATASSSTGPKRATTKAGIPPLAPPSSMRRVQSEQAVAVRAQHQHRPTRRVHSAQELAGGVHVVQPSFHHHHHRHQHCCYCCSCQRRDRYTPAPPPARPTYALPYMSKKVAAAPPLVSAAEAAGRVTAVSTDAAAAREKATSRDVETAVQNRRAIWELE, encoded by the coding sequence ATGGCACCAGAACCAGCTTCCCGCCGCTGCGACGACACGCACATGAAGCTGCTGTGCAGCCACGGCGGCCGCTTCCTGCCCTGCGGGcccgacggcgagcctcggtacGTCGGCGGCGAGACGCGCGTCCTCGTCGTGCCGCGCGCGGTGTCCTTCCGAGATCTAGCGGCGCGGCTGGCGGAGATGGCCGGCGGCGGCTCGGCGAAGGAGGTGCGCGCCATCAGCATCAGGCACCGCCTCGCGGACGAGGGCCTCGAGGACGTCATCGTGACGGTCACCTGCGACGAGGAGGTCGCGCACATGCGCGACGAGTACGACCGCCTGCGCGCCACGCGGCCGGCCGCGAGGTTCCGGGTCttcgtcaccaccgccaccgccaccgcatcGTCCTCCACCGGGCCAAAGAGAGCGACGACGAAAGCCGGGATCCCACCCCTGGCGCCACCGTCGTCGATGCGGCGCGTGCAGAGCGAGCAGGCGGTCGCCGTACGAGCGCAGCACCAGCACCGGCCGACGCGGCGCGTCCACAGCGCGCAGGAGCTCGCGGGAGGAGTCCATGTAGTGCAGCCgtccttccaccaccaccaccatcgccaccagcactgctgctactgctgctcctgCCAACGCCGTGACCGGTACACGCCCGCGCCACCGCCTGCGCGCCCGACGTACGCACTGCCCTACATGTCCAAGAAGGTAGCCGCCGCTCCTCCTTTGGTGTCCGCGGCGGAGGCGGCAGGGCGGGTGACGGCGGTTTCCACTGATGCAGCAGCCGCGAGGGAGAAGGCGACGAGCAGAGACGTCGAGACGGCCGTGCAGAACAGAAGAGCGATCTGGGAGCTGGAGTGA
- the LOC136538407 gene encoding protein SOSEKI 3-like has translation MESRGRRPQAARKVPVVYYLTRSRHLEHPHFVEVPLASPEGLYLRDVINHLNMVRGKGMAAMYSWSCKRSYKNGFVWHDLSEDDLVVAATDGEYVLKGSELVDQSPSGPFYPFSNGNHQKQQSGPKEGARQPLPRDHSYPSSPPSVIVREAKARRSPSVPSQDEDDTPSPCRDRSLETMSQQSEEPQKNERTQLPVSGSASPVEFRVYKPTGCMDAATQTDDLGRRSGRRAPELRKKSLSTDHDAVVREITEYRQSHPRRSADLQGISRELLHQCITPLSIPSTRAKSESLESLIRADNVTNSFRILGEEDIVVPTCPKLKLTNVLMQLITCGSLSVKDQENAGIVQTYKARFPNLKFPSPLISRTMMMGELDYLSENPRLMGMRLEEKEYFSGSLIETKMQRDVPAERYSALKRSSSYNAERAGDALDCTRREEDKTDDTSSRTRCLPRTPIVSSFLHPKGDSLKSPVSDCRRSSSTRQDCDAASGNGSRRFADASVASATTTTRADSFRKEEKLVKIEES, from the exons ATGGAGAGCCGAGGGCGGCGGCCGCAGGCGGCGCGGAAGGTGCCGGTGGTGTACTACCTCACCCGGAGCCGCCACCTTGAGCACCCGCACTTCGTCGAGGTGCCGCTGGCCTCGCCGGAGGGGCTCTACCTCAGAG ATGTGATTAATCACCTCAACATGGTGCGCGGCAAGGGCATGGCGGCGATGTACTCGTGGTCCTGCAAGAG GAGCTACAAGAATGGGTTTGTGTGGCACGACCTTTCGGAGGATGACCTCGTCGTCGCGGCGACCGACGGCGAGTACGTGCTCAAGGGCTCCGAGCTCGTGGACCAATCCCCTTCAG GTCCATTTTACCCTTTCAGTAACGGCAACCACCAAAAGCAACAGAGCGGACCGAAAGAGGGTGCACGGCAGCCATTGCCAAGAGATCATTCCTACCCATCCTCCCCTCCTAGCGTGATAGTTAGAGAAGCCAAGGCCCGGCGGTCACCGTCTGTGCcctcacaagatgaggatgacaCCCCCTCTCCGTGCAGGGATCGCTCCTTGGAGACCATGTCACAGCAGTCGGAGGAGCCCCAGAAGAATGAGAGGACTCAACTGCCAGTGAGCGGGTCTGCGAGCCCAGTAGAGTTCAGAGTTTACAAGCCCACCGGTTGCATGGATGCTGCAACTCAAACTGATGATCTTGGCAGAAGATCGGGTCGCAGAGCACCCGAGTTGCGCAAGAAGAGTCTGAGCACAGATCATGATGCTGTCGTTCGTGAAATTACAGAGTACCGGCAAAGCCATCCTCGCCGGTCAGCAGATCTCCAAGGGATCTCCAGGGAACTCCTGCACCAGTGTATTACTCCATTGAGCATACCGTCGACCCGTGCCAAGTCCGAGAGTTTAGAGTCGTTGATACGAGCGGATAATGTGACGAACAGCTTTAGGATTCTTGGAGAGGAGGATATTGTTGTGCCCACCTGCCCAAAGCTAAAGCTGACAAATGTACTGATGCAGCTCATCACTTGTGGCTCACTTTCGGTGAAAGATCAGGAAAATGCCGGAATTGTTCAGACATACAAGGCAAGGTTCCCAAACCTGAAGTTCCCCTCGCCGCTAATTTCTCGCACCATGATGATGGGTGAGCTTGATTACCTGTCAGAAAATCCCAGGTTAATGGGAATGAGGTTGGAAGAAAAGGAATACTTCAGTGGAAGCCTTATTGAGACTAAGATGCAAAGAGATGTTCCAGCTGAGAGATATTCAGCGCTTAAACGGTCTTCTTCCTACAATGCAGAAAG GGCCGGCGACGCTCTAGATTGCACAAGACGTGAAGAGGATAAAACCGACGACACATCATCGCGCACGAGGTGCCTCCCCCGGACGCCAATCGTGTCATCCTTCCTGCACCCGAAGGGCGACTCGCTCAAGTCTCCCGTCTCGGACTGCCGGCGGAGCTCCTCGACCCGGCAGGACTGCGACGCGGCCTCCGGGAATGGGAGCAGGAGGTTCGCCGACGCCTCGGTCGCGTCCGCGACTACAACTACAAGGGCGGACTCGTTCAGGAAGGAGGAGAAGCTCGTCAAGATCGAGGAAAGTTAA
- the LOC136536311 gene encoding uncharacterized protein: protein MGRGPLDHLPDIGEMVPKASTNSPTLLGGGGGAVPGSAIARPGAEANTPEARALGKHVVSLVGSTAAAEQVAAGATQPPLCSVLSRKRPTEVPTLAPLKALKVNPSSTAHWVAEVQATLQRGTTSARVDPKEPATQGGAVEVAPTRTGEGAPTPHEGEAHESDGAEVPSVAEVEAPLVSEAKAAGAGASRTIEAAAAGAGAPATTEATMAEAGAPGTTEADVITVRSSA, encoded by the exons atggggcggggtcccctggaccatctccctgacataggGGAGATGGTGCCCAAGGCGTCGACAAACAGCCCGACGCtcctagggggaggaggaggagctgtccCAGGGTCGGCAATCGCccgccccggggccgaggccaacacgcccgaggcgcgggcgttgggaaAGCACGTCGTCAGCCTGGTGGGTTCGACGGCAGCagcggagcaggtggcggcgggggcgacgcaaccACCCCT GTGTTCTGTTCTTAGTCGGAAGCGACctacggaggtgcctaccttggcaccccttaaggcgctcaaggtgaaccctagttccaccgcccactgggtggcggaggtgcAAGCCACCCTACAACGTGGCACGACATCGGCAAGGgttgacccgaaggagccggcgacccaaggaggggctgtcgAGGTGGCCCCAACACggacgggggagggagcgcctacgCCCCACGAGGGTGAGGCccatgagtcagatggggccgaagtgccctcagttgccgaggtcgaggcccccttGGTCTCTGAGGCTAAGGCGGCAGGGGCCGGGGCATCCAGGACCATCGAGGCTGCTGCGGCGGGCGCCGGAGCCcccgcgaccaccgaggccacgatggcggaggctggagcccccgggaccaccgaggccgacgtgatcacggtgaggtcgtcggcctag